The following proteins come from a genomic window of Aquimarina sp. MAR_2010_214:
- a CDS encoding CcoQ/FixQ family Cbb3-type cytochrome c oxidase assembly chaperone, producing the protein MLKFIKGHMESIEGIEIYPIISLLIFSIFFAILFWWVFTAKKEHIKEVSQIPLETENENML; encoded by the coding sequence ATGCTAAAATTTATAAAAGGCCATATGGAAAGTATTGAAGGTATAGAAATCTATCCTATAATTTCACTCCTTATCTTTTCCATCTTCTTTGCCATCTTATTCTGGTGGGTTTTCACCGCAAAAAAAGAACATATAAAAGAAGTTAGTCAAATTCCATTAGAAACCGAAAACGAAAACATGTTATGA